From Hydrogenimonas thermophila:
GATTATCAGCAATTGCTAAAAGAGGTTTTGGATAACGATGAATATGCAGATGCATGCAATTAGAGCTATTTAACTTTTTAAACATTTCAACCGAACGTTCAAGGGGTTCTGGATGATTAAGCCCCCGAACGTCAAGTTTTAAAATCTCTACCTCTTTCAAAGTGCTTTCATCTTTTCAACAAGTTCACTTGCC
This genomic window contains:
- a CDS encoding DUF2249 domain-containing protein, translated to MKEVEILKLDVRGLNHPEPLERSVEMFKKLNSSNCMHLHIHRYPKPLLAIADNQGIRFDACETEEGEWHILFTKNPALDLNKMLQELNNV